A genomic window from Scophthalmus maximus strain ysfricsl-2021 chromosome 17, ASM2237912v1, whole genome shotgun sequence includes:
- the si:dkeyp-72e1.6 gene encoding transmembrane protein 238-like translates to MEPVYRGLGRCVCCFWLAVAFDIVGLFVLLIGVFVNVFFYDLLIYAGAIVIFLGLIWWVFWYSGNIEVPPAELEDDVGLLKKDKGALGGIGGAVRRLSSRVSSGIRNSFRRNGGGSSILAGAQGSSGAEAPRAEQVAIAMTTRSPQEKTVHSTVSSLADCDVEMPHTSTETSPT, encoded by the coding sequence ATGGAACCGGTCTATCGGGGTCTGGGTCGCTGTGTGTGCTGTTTCTGGCTCGCAGTAGCCTTTGACATTGTGGGACTGTTCGTTCTTCTCATCGGAGTGTTTGTGAACGTGTTTTTTTATGACCTGCTCATCTACGCGGGCGCCATCGTCATCTTCCTAGGCCTCATCTGGTGGGTGTTCTGGTACTCTGGGAACATCGAGGTGCCCCCGGCGGAACTGGAGGATGATGTTGGGCTACTGAAGAAGGACAAGGGCGCGCTGGGCGGCATCGGCGGCGCGGTGCGGCGCCTCAGCAGCCGCGTGTCCAGTGGCATCAGGAACTCGTTCCGCAGGAATGGAGGGGGGTCCAGTATTCTTGCGGGCGCGCAGGGGTCTTCAGGCGCCGAGGCTCCGCGGGCGGAGCAGGTGGCCATCGCTATGACAACGAGGAGCCCACAGGAGAAGACCGTGCACAGTACCGTCTCGTCATTGGCCGACTGTGACGTAGAGATGCCCCACACAAGTACAGAGACTTCACCAACATAG